A stretch of the Desulforamulus ferrireducens genome encodes the following:
- a CDS encoding NADH-dependent [FeFe] hydrogenase, group A6 → MATVTLTIDNIKVEVEQGSTILEAAKKIGINIPTLCYMKDINAIGACRICVVEVVGARALQAACVAPVAEGMVVKTNSAAVRASRKMTLELIQSNHPQECNTCLRNNNCELQSLSEAMGLKEVRFVRPAQSHGKDDIDNSSPSIVRDPRKCILCRRCVAVCEKVQGVKCISAVNRGFETIVAPPFNQGLIDVNCAMCGQCSLVCPTGAITEVDDTGKVWRALDDPNKHVVVQTAPAVRVAIAEEFGLEPGTIGTGKMVAALRRLGFDSVMDTDFTADLTIIEEGNEFIKRVTEGGVLPMITSCSPGWIKYIEMYYPDLLAHLSTCKSPQQMFGALAKTFYAEKKGIDPANIYSVSIMPCTAKKFEAQRDELTDSGYQDVDVVLTTRELGRMLREIGIDWDNLPEEEYDAPMGLSTGAAVIFGATGGVMEAAVRTVYEVITKEPMPDINLTPVRGMEGIKEATLKVGDLEVKVAVAHTLGNARKLLDKIRAGEADYHFIEIMCCPGGCIGGGGQPIPTNLEVRLKRISGIYKADEEMPIRKSHENPAIKAIYEEFLGEPLGEKSHKLLHTHYIPRGVYRKPEGLPDRVPSDDHH, encoded by the coding sequence ATGGCAACTGTAACACTAACCATTGACAATATAAAAGTTGAAGTTGAACAAGGTTCAACTATCCTGGAAGCTGCTAAAAAAATTGGCATCAATATCCCTACCCTTTGCTACATGAAGGATATTAATGCCATTGGCGCCTGCCGTATTTGTGTGGTTGAAGTGGTAGGCGCACGGGCCCTCCAGGCTGCCTGCGTAGCTCCCGTTGCAGAAGGCATGGTTGTAAAAACCAACTCTGCTGCCGTGAGAGCTTCCCGCAAGATGACCCTGGAGTTAATCCAATCTAACCACCCGCAGGAGTGCAACACCTGCTTGCGTAATAATAACTGTGAATTACAATCCTTATCCGAAGCAATGGGACTGAAGGAAGTTCGCTTTGTGAGACCGGCGCAAAGTCATGGCAAAGACGATATTGACAATTCCTCCCCCTCCATCGTTCGTGATCCACGTAAATGTATCCTCTGCCGTCGCTGCGTAGCCGTCTGCGAAAAGGTACAGGGAGTTAAGTGCATCAGTGCTGTTAACCGTGGCTTTGAAACCATTGTTGCCCCGCCCTTTAACCAAGGTCTCATTGATGTAAACTGTGCTATGTGCGGTCAGTGTTCCTTAGTATGTCCCACCGGTGCTATTACCGAGGTAGATGATACCGGCAAGGTATGGCGTGCTTTGGATGATCCTAATAAGCATGTGGTAGTGCAAACTGCCCCTGCTGTTCGCGTAGCCATTGCAGAGGAATTTGGTCTGGAGCCTGGCACAATTGGTACTGGTAAAATGGTTGCTGCTCTACGCCGTTTAGGTTTTGACAGTGTCATGGATACTGACTTCACTGCCGACCTTACCATCATTGAAGAAGGCAATGAGTTCATTAAGCGTGTCACCGAAGGTGGCGTGCTGCCCATGATTACTTCCTGCAGCCCTGGCTGGATTAAATACATTGAAATGTATTATCCAGACCTGTTAGCTCACCTTTCCACCTGTAAATCACCGCAACAAATGTTTGGTGCTTTGGCTAAGACCTTCTATGCTGAGAAGAAAGGCATTGATCCCGCCAATATTTACAGCGTATCCATCATGCCTTGCACCGCTAAGAAGTTCGAAGCCCAGCGTGATGAACTAACTGACAGCGGTTATCAGGATGTAGATGTGGTCCTGACAACCCGTGAGTTGGGCCGGATGTTACGTGAAATCGGCATTGACTGGGATAACCTGCCCGAAGAAGAATATGATGCTCCCATGGGGCTGTCCACCGGTGCTGCAGTTATCTTCGGCGCCACCGGCGGCGTAATGGAAGCTGCCGTACGTACTGTTTACGAAGTAATCACCAAGGAACCTATGCCCGACATCAACCTAACCCCGGTTCGTGGTATGGAAGGCATTAAGGAAGCCACCTTAAAGGTTGGCGATTTGGAAGTAAAAGTTGCTGTGGCCCATACCCTGGGTAATGCACGTAAGCTGTTAGATAAGATCCGGGCTGGTGAAGCTGATTATCACTTTATTGAAATCATGTGCTGCCCCGGCGGTTGCATTGGTGGCGGTGGTCAGCCTATTCCCACCAACCTGGAAGTTCGTCTCAAGCGTATTAGCGGTATTTATAAAGCTGATGAGGAGATGCCCATTCGCAAATCCCACGAAAACCCGGCTATCAAAGCTATTTACGAAGAATTCTTGGGTGAGCCCCTGGGCGAAAAATCTCATAAATTGCTGCATACCCATTATATTCCTCGCGGCGTTTATAGAAAACCCGAAGGCTTACCGGATAGAGTTCCCAGCGATGATCATCATTAA
- a CDS encoding YkgJ family cysteine cluster protein yields the protein MTNLKLKDTFRFSCHDGLACFKQCCRDINIFLTPYDVIRMKGKLGLSSGEFLAQYTHVLRAPGSGFPVVILKMREDNLVCPFITDYGCQIYDVRPWSCRMAPVEVRGDGLYGIAFESSHCHGLKESKEWTVEEWMSNQGLSDYNEPEELFGQIPLQIKPSGNPSLDKVVMDMILIGCYDIDRFRSLIKDHPISEQSPEELLTALDDDVALMKFAFSWLPGQLNDKNKIVELKQILSKGTK from the coding sequence ATGACAAATTTAAAACTAAAAGATACCTTTAGATTTTCCTGTCATGATGGACTGGCCTGTTTCAAACAATGCTGTAGGGACATCAATATATTTCTTACCCCCTATGATGTGATAAGGATGAAAGGTAAATTAGGTCTGTCATCCGGGGAGTTTTTAGCCCAATACACCCATGTTTTAAGAGCCCCGGGGTCAGGATTTCCGGTGGTAATTTTAAAAATGCGGGAGGATAATTTGGTTTGTCCTTTTATTACTGATTATGGCTGCCAAATTTATGATGTGCGACCCTGGTCATGCCGTATGGCGCCAGTGGAAGTGCGAGGAGATGGCCTATATGGCATAGCTTTTGAAAGTTCCCACTGCCATGGTCTTAAAGAAAGCAAGGAATGGACAGTGGAGGAGTGGATGAGTAATCAAGGTCTAAGTGATTACAATGAACCGGAGGAATTATTTGGACAAATCCCTCTGCAAATAAAACCCTCGGGCAACCCCAGCTTAGATAAGGTTGTCATGGACATGATCTTAATCGGTTGTTATGATATTGATCGCTTTAGGAGCCTTATAAAGGATCATCCTATATCTGAACAATCTCCAGAAGAGTTGCTGACAGCGCTGGATGATGATGTGGCCTTAATGAAATTTGCCTTTAGTTGGTTACCTGGTCAGCTAAATGATAAAAATAAGATAGTAGAACTCAAGCAAATCCTTAGTAAAGGGACAAAATAG
- a CDS encoding Na(+)/H(+) antiporter subunit C has product METLMAILIGVLFTVGVYLLLSKNFLRIILGTSILAHGTHLLIITMGGLKKGMPPIISGKNVAYTDPLPQALILTAIVINFAVTALFLVLAYRSYQELGTDNIEKIRSIADE; this is encoded by the coding sequence ATGGAAACTTTAATGGCTATACTAATTGGCGTATTATTTACTGTGGGAGTTTATTTGCTGTTATCTAAAAATTTCTTAAGAATTATCCTGGGCACCTCAATTTTAGCCCATGGAACCCATCTCTTGATAATTACCATGGGAGGACTAAAAAAAGGCATGCCTCCTATAATCAGTGGTAAGAATGTAGCCTATACTGATCCCTTACCACAAGCGCTTATTCTAACTGCCATCGTGATTAATTTTGCTGTGACAGCGCTTTTTTTGGTATTGGCCTACCGAAGTTATCAAGAACTAGGTACTGACAACATTGAGAAAATAAGGAGTATTGCGGATGAATAA
- a CDS encoding Na+/H+ antiporter subunit G, which yields MSISVIIKIIVTVLILTGTVLSILSAYGILRLPDVYTRTHAATKSTTLGVLCTLLGTFLYFWYTQGMVSIRLILGIFFVFITAPVAGHLICRAAYRSGVKLAPESIQDDLKELVDQEQNEKRKSDGQNN from the coding sequence TTGAGTATAAGCGTGATTATTAAAATTATTGTAACAGTGCTAATCCTCACAGGCACCGTGTTAAGTATATTAAGTGCCTATGGCATTTTGCGCTTGCCAGATGTATATACCCGTACCCATGCGGCCACTAAAAGTACCACTTTGGGGGTTCTCTGTACCTTATTAGGAACTTTTCTTTATTTCTGGTATACACAGGGTATGGTTAGTATACGCCTCATATTAGGTATATTTTTCGTATTTATAACAGCGCCGGTGGCTGGGCATTTAATATGCCGGGCAGCATATCGTTCTGGTGTAAAATTGGCGCCAGAAAGTATCCAGGATGACCTGAAGGAATTAGTTGATCAAGAGCAAAATGAAAAGCGGAAGTCTGATGGGCAGAATAATTAA
- a CDS encoding Na+/H+ antiporter subunit D, translating to MNNLVILPLLIPLLAGIILVIFRQNILLQRWLSMVAILSTGGVASYLLQMVSDYGIQTLAIGGWEAPFGIIFVLDMFAGLLILTTSIVSLGCILYAFNSIGSEREQFYFYPFMLFLITGVNGSFLTGDIFNLFVCFEVMLISSYVLISLGGTKVQLRQSIKYIVINIMSSTMFLLGIAYLYAITGTLNLAHLSVRIAEVGQEGMLTTVAILFLTVFSLKAALFLYFWLPGSYGAPPTAIGAIFGALLTKVGVYALFRMFTLIFYHQPEITHMLLGMMAAITMILGGLGAICHWDIRKIIAYNVIIAVGFIVSGLAVFTATAVTGGIYYLIHDMIGKALLFLLGGTIIGITGTGKLKEMSGLIRNHPLLGWMFFITVLALAGIPPLSGFIGKVLVIKGTMEMEFYWLTVVGLLSSLMVLYSVMKIFINVFWGETYLSKDKEKGTTYGLLFPCVLLTTVSIALGLGVEGITCYIEQAANGLMNPDIYIKAVLKSI from the coding sequence ATGAATAACCTAGTGATTTTACCATTACTTATTCCACTATTAGCAGGAATTATCTTGGTAATCTTTAGGCAGAACATCCTGCTACAAAGATGGTTAAGTATGGTGGCTATTTTATCCACCGGAGGAGTTGCCTCCTATCTGTTACAGATGGTTTCTGATTATGGAATCCAAACACTGGCGATAGGAGGGTGGGAGGCGCCCTTTGGGATTATTTTTGTGCTAGATATGTTTGCGGGGCTACTTATTCTAACCACCAGTATTGTAAGCTTAGGGTGTATATTATATGCCTTTAACTCAATTGGCTCAGAGAGGGAGCAATTTTATTTTTATCCCTTTATGCTGTTCCTAATTACCGGAGTTAATGGTTCCTTTTTGACCGGGGACATATTTAACCTTTTCGTATGCTTTGAGGTTATGCTAATTTCTTCCTATGTTTTAATCTCATTAGGGGGAACTAAGGTACAACTTAGGCAATCAATTAAATATATAGTAATTAATATTATGTCATCAACCATGTTTCTTTTAGGAATTGCCTACCTGTATGCCATTACAGGCACTTTAAACCTGGCTCACCTATCTGTTCGTATTGCTGAAGTGGGGCAAGAGGGCATGTTAACTACAGTGGCTATTTTATTTCTAACTGTTTTCAGTTTGAAAGCAGCCCTGTTTCTTTATTTTTGGCTGCCAGGATCCTACGGGGCTCCTCCCACTGCCATTGGAGCAATATTTGGTGCGTTGTTGACGAAGGTTGGAGTTTATGCCCTGTTTCGCATGTTTACCTTGATTTTTTATCACCAACCAGAGATAACACACATGTTACTGGGGATGATGGCTGCTATTACCATGATTTTAGGGGGGCTCGGGGCAATCTGCCATTGGGATATTAGAAAAATAATAGCATATAATGTGATTATTGCCGTTGGTTTTATTGTCTCAGGATTAGCTGTATTTACAGCTACGGCTGTTACAGGGGGTATTTATTATTTAATACATGACATGATTGGCAAAGCGCTTCTTTTCCTGTTAGGCGGGACAATAATTGGCATTACTGGCACCGGTAAACTAAAGGAGATGAGTGGGCTTATAAGGAACCATCCACTTTTGGGCTGGATGTTCTTTATTACTGTACTGGCCTTAGCGGGTATACCACCATTAAGTGGTTTTATTGGCAAAGTACTGGTAATCAAGGGCACAATGGAAATGGAGTTTTACTGGCTAACAGTGGTAGGTTTATTGTCAAGTTTAATGGTTTTATATTCTGTTATGAAGATCTTCATCAATGTTTTTTGGGGAGAGACTTATTTAAGTAAGGATAAAGAAAAAGGAACTACTTATGGCTTGCTATTTCCCTGTGTTCTACTGACAACGGTGAGTATTGCTCTAGGATTAGGGGTTGAGGGGATTACTTGTTATATTGAACAAGCTGCAAATGGTTTAATGAACCCGGATATTTACATTAAAGCAGTACTCAAGAGCATCTAA
- a CDS encoding putative manganese-dependent inorganic diphosphatase: MTALVFGHKNPDTDSVTSSIAFSNLKNMLGYNTKPCILGCISKESKFVLDYFKVPVPLEIKNVKTQVRDLNYDVVPGIKPDVSILSAYNLMERLNLKTLPIVNEHNRLLGIITMKDIAMELITGDFYRLHTSITNIINDLQGNLLVNNITDKTLDGRISVIAYYHKTILGSIGQDDIIIVGDRYDIIEYALSTSVKAIILTNVTDLPQKYIDMAEEKNIPIISVGLDTYTTAKLISQCNYVSSIMKQKGIVKFNENQYLDEIKEEMMATQYRNYPVVKEDNILLGFINKKHIISPGKKKVLLVDHNEYAQSADGLAEAEILEIVDHHKIGDIATSVPIAFRNMPVGSTCTIIFEMYRENNIDLTWEMAGLLLSGIISDTLLFKSPTTTERDRLAVHSLNSILGLDLEQFAMEMFKVGTSLEGSSVEEIFYKDFKEFSLEEYKMGISQVFTLDIEDVFNRERQFTEFVSETHRNKGYFLTLLVVTDILKEGSYLLYMTENNSLISTAFQVSSQQGVFVPGLVSRKKQVVPRLLEAYNMIR; encoded by the coding sequence ATGACAGCCTTAGTATTTGGACATAAGAACCCTGACACTGATTCAGTTACATCTTCCATCGCCTTTTCCAACTTAAAAAATATGCTCGGTTACAATACAAAGCCCTGTATTCTCGGATGTATTAGTAAGGAAAGTAAGTTTGTACTGGATTACTTTAAGGTGCCGGTACCTTTAGAAATAAAAAATGTAAAAACCCAAGTAAGGGATTTAAATTATGATGTTGTGCCTGGTATCAAGCCCGATGTCTCGATATTATCTGCCTATAATTTAATGGAAAGACTTAATTTGAAAACACTTCCCATCGTTAACGAGCATAACCGCCTATTGGGCATTATTACTATGAAAGACATCGCTATGGAATTGATTACAGGTGACTTTTATAGGCTACATACCTCCATAACAAATATTATTAATGATTTGCAAGGAAATTTACTGGTTAATAATATAACAGATAAAACACTGGATGGCAGAATATCGGTAATTGCTTATTACCATAAAACGATCCTCGGCTCAATTGGTCAGGATGACATTATTATTGTAGGTGACCGTTATGACATTATAGAATATGCCTTAAGCACATCCGTCAAGGCAATCATTCTTACCAATGTAACTGATTTACCTCAAAAATATATAGATATGGCTGAGGAAAAAAACATCCCTATTATTTCAGTTGGCTTGGATACCTATACAACTGCTAAGTTAATTAGTCAGTGTAATTATGTTTCTTCCATTATGAAGCAAAAAGGGATTGTCAAGTTTAACGAAAACCAGTATTTAGATGAGATTAAAGAAGAGATGATGGCAACTCAATATAGAAATTACCCGGTAGTTAAAGAGGATAATATTTTATTGGGTTTTATTAATAAAAAACACATTATATCCCCGGGCAAGAAGAAGGTGCTCTTGGTAGACCATAACGAGTATGCCCAAAGTGCCGATGGCTTGGCAGAGGCAGAGATTTTAGAAATTGTTGATCACCATAAAATTGGCGACATAGCCACCTCCGTGCCCATAGCCTTTAGAAATATGCCTGTGGGTAGTACTTGTACCATTATTTTCGAAATGTATAGGGAAAATAATATTGACTTAACTTGGGAAATGGCAGGGTTGCTTTTATCTGGCATAATTTCGGATACCCTATTGTTTAAATCACCTACTACCACGGAAAGGGACCGCTTAGCTGTCCATAGTTTAAACTCTATTTTAGGCCTGGATTTAGAACAATTTGCCATGGAAATGTTTAAGGTCGGTACCTCATTAGAGGGTAGTTCCGTTGAAGAAATTTTCTATAAGGATTTTAAGGAATTTAGCCTGGAAGAATATAAGATGGGGATATCTCAGGTATTTACCCTTGATATTGAGGATGTTTTTAATAGGGAAAGACAATTTACCGAATTTGTGTCAGAAACCCACAGGAATAAAGGGTATTTCTTAACTCTCTTGGTAGTCACCGATATACTAAAAGAGGGTTCCTATCTACTGTATATGACAGAAAACAATAGTTTGATCTCCACTGCCTTTCAGGTTAGCTCCCAACAGGGGGTATTTGTGCCAGGTTTAGTTTCCAGAAAAAAACAAGTCGTTCCCAGACTTTTGGAAGCCTATAACATGATTCGCTAA
- a CDS encoding Na(+)/H(+) antiporter subunit F1, with protein MFEGILLICLFFLSVSILVGLYRVIKGPSMPDRVMALDTIGINIIAGVAIFSILLNTQDYFDIILLIGILSFIGTISFSKFIERGYIIEYKRDY; from the coding sequence ATGTTTGAAGGGATTCTTCTTATATGTTTGTTCTTTTTGTCTGTTTCGATCTTGGTGGGTTTATACCGGGTTATCAAAGGACCTTCCATGCCTGATCGGGTTATGGCCCTGGACACCATAGGAATTAACATCATTGCCGGGGTAGCTATTTTTTCTATTTTGCTAAATACCCAGGATTATTTTGATATTATTTTATTAATTGGTATTCTATCCTTTATCGGTACGATCTCCTTTTCCAAATTTATTGAAAGGGGATATATTATTGAGTATAAGCGTGATTATTAA
- a CDS encoding Na+/H+ antiporter subunit E, with amino-acid sequence MITLPSQVLLNLFIAFLWMFLQDEWRFLTFLSGYLVGLALIFLMRRFFTSVFYVTRLTALIKLIIIFIKELVLSSILVIKQILRPKLYITPGIFKLKTELRGNWEITTLMLLLTLTPGSVVMEVVPEDNLCYIHVMDVPESRDAVISATKTFEKAIMEVTR; translated from the coding sequence GTGATCACCTTGCCTAGCCAGGTTCTCTTGAATTTGTTTATTGCATTTTTATGGATGTTTCTTCAAGATGAGTGGAGATTTTTAACTTTTTTGAGCGGTTATTTGGTTGGGCTGGCTTTAATTTTTCTTATGCGTAGATTCTTTACTTCAGTATTTTACGTTACAAGATTAACTGCCTTGATTAAGCTGATAATAATATTTATTAAAGAGTTAGTATTATCTAGTATTTTGGTTATCAAGCAAATACTGCGTCCCAAATTATACATTACGCCTGGTATATTTAAGCTAAAGACAGAACTAAGAGGAAATTGGGAAATTACTACTTTAATGCTATTATTGACATTAACACCCGGTTCTGTGGTGATGGAGGTAGTACCAGAAGATAATCTATGCTATATTCATGTGATGGACGTCCCTGAATCTAGGGATGCTGTGATAAGTGCTACAAAAACCTTTGAAAAAGCCATTATGGAGGTTACTCGCTGA
- a CDS encoding Na+/H+ antiporter subunit A, which translates to MALLVPLLYKYVPRIHTGWFVLVVPIGIFLYMIELIPMIAKGKILVSSVPWIPSLGINYSVYVDGLALIFGLLISGIGALVVLYSVYYMSKKREALHNFYVYLLIFMGAMLGVVFSDNIIVLYMFWELTSIASFLLIAYWYQRKQSRYGAQKSLVITIFGGLALLAGLILLSVMTNTYSIREIITADLRGHQLFLPAMLLILIGAFTKSAQFPFHIWLPDAMEAPTPISAYLHSATMVKAGIYLVARFTPVFGGTIEWFWLVTGTGIITLLWGSFSAVKQNDLKAMLAFSTISQLGLIICLLGIGSSLYVTTAVFAALFHLINHSTFKGCLFMVVGIVDHETGTRDIRKLGGLMSLMPITFTLMIIGSFSMAGLPPFNGFLSKELFFTGVLEASKLNMYYLDTWGIVLPILAWIASIFTFIYSMILVLKTFTGKYKLSKYEIKVHEAPLGMLISPMFLAILILLFFFFPNTIANNLLQPAMSAILPGLLDGVGIENNIKIWHGWTTEVFMTLGVVVVGMLLYASLNKWSWIYEYLPAKMSFNYLYDRGLVGMEKLASQITKKYMTGIVRDYLLYIFIFFVLVVGGSLVLLNNFTYHPADNGSVSAYEVVLMLVIIGAAVLVMLTKSRLTAVIGLGVIGFVVAIFFVIFRAPDLALTQLVVETVTVALFMLCFYHLPELGKETEGAGFRTANLIVSLGVGIVVTLVAISAQSNALFDSISSFYEDSYQLAGARNIVNAILVDFRGFDTMLEILVLTIAGFGVYSLIKLPLHRRNNR; encoded by the coding sequence ATGGCCCTATTAGTTCCCTTACTTTATAAATATGTGCCTCGTATACATACTGGTTGGTTTGTGTTAGTGGTACCCATTGGAATATTTTTATATATGATCGAACTTATCCCGATGATAGCAAAAGGAAAAATACTGGTTAGTTCAGTTCCTTGGATTCCTAGCTTAGGGATAAATTATAGCGTCTATGTGGATGGCTTAGCTTTAATATTTGGTTTACTTATTTCTGGTATAGGAGCACTGGTAGTCCTATATTCCGTGTACTACATGTCCAAAAAGCGCGAAGCCTTGCATAACTTTTATGTTTATTTGTTAATATTTATGGGGGCCATGCTTGGAGTAGTATTTTCTGATAACATCATTGTTTTATACATGTTTTGGGAATTAACCAGTATAGCATCTTTTTTATTAATAGCTTATTGGTACCAACGTAAACAATCTCGTTATGGGGCACAAAAATCTCTAGTTATTACGATATTTGGCGGATTAGCACTGTTGGCAGGATTAATACTGTTGTCAGTCATGACAAATACCTATAGCATTAGGGAAATAATTACAGCAGATCTAAGGGGACACCAATTGTTTTTACCTGCTATGTTATTAATCCTCATTGGTGCCTTTACAAAATCTGCCCAATTTCCCTTTCATATATGGCTGCCCGATGCCATGGAGGCTCCAACCCCGATTAGTGCCTATTTACATTCGGCCACTATGGTTAAAGCGGGTATATATTTGGTAGCTCGTTTCACTCCTGTGTTCGGTGGTACTATTGAATGGTTTTGGTTAGTTACAGGTACTGGAATTATAACATTGCTTTGGGGTTCTTTTTCGGCAGTTAAGCAAAATGACTTAAAGGCTATGCTGGCCTTTTCTACAATTAGCCAATTGGGCTTAATCATATGTCTGTTAGGTATAGGTTCCTCTCTCTACGTCACCACCGCAGTATTTGCGGCTTTGTTCCACTTAATCAACCATTCTACATTTAAAGGATGTTTGTTTATGGTGGTGGGGATTGTCGACCACGAAACTGGGACCCGTGATATTCGAAAATTAGGCGGTTTGATGAGCCTGATGCCGATAACCTTTACTTTAATGATTATTGGTAGTTTTTCCATGGCCGGACTTCCACCCTTTAATGGTTTCCTTAGTAAGGAGTTATTTTTTACAGGTGTTTTAGAAGCGTCTAAGTTAAATATGTATTATTTGGATACATGGGGTATTGTATTACCTATCCTAGCTTGGATTGCCAGTATATTTACCTTTATATACAGCATGATTTTGGTGCTAAAGACATTTACCGGCAAATATAAGCTAAGTAAATACGAGATAAAAGTACATGAAGCTCCTTTAGGAATGCTAATCTCACCAATGTTTTTAGCGATATTGATACTTTTGTTTTTCTTTTTCCCTAATACTATTGCTAATAATCTTCTTCAGCCAGCCATGAGTGCAATATTGCCAGGTCTATTAGATGGGGTTGGCATAGAAAATAATATTAAAATTTGGCATGGTTGGACAACAGAAGTGTTTATGACACTTGGGGTCGTAGTGGTGGGAATGCTATTGTATGCTTCCTTAAATAAGTGGTCATGGATATATGAGTATCTGCCGGCAAAAATGAGCTTTAATTATCTTTATGATCGAGGATTAGTTGGCATGGAAAAGCTTGCCTCCCAAATTACCAAGAAGTATATGACGGGAATTGTCCGTGACTATTTGCTTTATATATTTATTTTCTTTGTGCTGGTTGTCGGTGGTTCTCTGGTGTTATTAAATAACTTTACCTATCATCCTGCCGATAATGGATCAGTTAGTGCTTATGAAGTTGTACTGATGTTGGTAATTATTGGTGCTGCAGTTTTAGTTATGTTGACTAAGTCTCGCTTAACAGCAGTTATTGGATTAGGTGTTATCGGCTTTGTGGTAGCAATATTCTTTGTGATCTTTAGAGCACCTGATTTGGCTCTAACACAATTAGTGGTGGAGACAGTAACGGTTGCTTTATTTATGCTATGTTTTTATCATCTTCCTGAACTGGGTAAAGAAACAGAGGGAGCTGGTTTTCGAACAGCAAACCTGATTGTTTCCTTAGGGGTAGGGATAGTGGTTACACTTGTGGCCATATCAGCCCAGAGTAATGCTTTGTTTGACTCTATTTCTTCTTTTTATGAAGATTCTTACCAGCTGGCAGGGGCTCGTAATATAGTTAATGCCATACTTGTAGATTTCAGAGGTTTTGATACAATGCTTGAGATATTGGTACTAACCATTGCCGGTTTTGGTGTCTACTCCTTGATAAAACTGCCTTTGCATAGGAGGAATAATAGATGA
- a CDS encoding universal stress protein: MDEKILVCIYYGPNGERLIKRGCKIANMLDCPLYVLTIDPLPLDELDAERSDYISRWKQLAEENGVEEFIIKDNEKRPVPKVIAEVAREKQITQIIIGQSVQSRWEQITKGSLINVLLREIPFIDLHVVSVARDIKAQQNRFEKGVRAYLIKEGEGYSLSFVHTKEVAYEGIFFKEIGTDFDNGIFRFMKDNKIMQVYVHEAYVKELKNVSITD, encoded by the coding sequence ATGGATGAAAAAATTCTTGTCTGTATATACTATGGCCCCAATGGAGAACGCCTTATCAAAAGGGGCTGTAAGATTGCAAACATGCTGGATTGCCCTCTTTATGTACTAACCATAGATCCATTACCCCTTGACGAATTGGACGCAGAAAGATCAGATTATATTAGCAGGTGGAAGCAATTAGCAGAAGAAAATGGTGTGGAAGAATTTATTATTAAGGACAATGAAAAGCGACCTGTACCTAAAGTAATAGCCGAAGTGGCCAGGGAAAAACAAATTACTCAGATTATTATCGGTCAATCAGTCCAAAGTCGTTGGGAACAGATTACTAAGGGTTCCTTAATCAATGTTTTGTTAAGGGAAATTCCTTTTATAGATCTCCATGTTGTTTCCGTGGCACGTGACATTAAAGCCCAACAAAATAGATTTGAAAAAGGTGTTCGTGCCTACTTAATTAAAGAAGGAGAAGGCTACAGTTTAAGTTTTGTACATACAAAAGAAGTAGCTTATGAGGGTATCTTCTTTAAAGAAATTGGTACAGATTTTGATAATGGCATATTTAGATTTATGAAAGATAACAAAATAATGCAGGTTTATGTTCATGAAGCATATGTAAAAGAACTTAAGAATGTTAGTATTACAGATTAG
- a CDS encoding Na(+)/H(+) antiporter subunit B: MKPNDVILQTVTKVVTFIILTFAVYLFLAGHHEPGGGFIGGLVITSGLTLLYLAFDIESVRQGVPVDFKIVAAVGVFIAVATGMGSLLFDSPFLSQTYGYYNLPIFGETELATAVLFDLGVALAVVGTGVTIILSISGDA; this comes from the coding sequence ATGAAGCCCAATGATGTGATTTTGCAAACGGTAACTAAAGTCGTTACTTTTATTATCCTTACCTTTGCAGTTTATTTATTCTTGGCTGGGCACCATGAACCAGGTGGGGGGTTCATTGGTGGTCTAGTTATTACCTCCGGGTTAACACTTCTTTATCTTGCCTTTGATATTGAATCAGTGCGTCAAGGGGTTCCTGTGGACTTTAAAATTGTTGCCGCCGTAGGGGTGTTTATTGCAGTTGCAACCGGTATGGGATCTTTATTATTTGATAGTCCATTTCTGAGCCAAACCTATGGTTATTACAACCTACCTATCTTTGGTGAGACTGAGTTGGCAACGGCGGTATTATTTGATTTAGGCGTAGCTCTAGCGGTTGTCGGAACAGGGGTTACCATAATTCTAAGTATAAGTGGGGATGCCTAG